The Rhopalosiphum maidis isolate BTI-1 chromosome 4, ASM367621v3, whole genome shotgun sequence region gaagaactgaaaatataatgaatattcaatataaaatttatagtgtttaagTGTACACTCAACGATTCTCATATAAAAACTCTATTAATtggaaatgtaaaataaatggcacttaagtacttaaaatagggcattttataaatgtatttgtagatttcgagaaaattataaaaaatctacaaaataatCGTAAAGGTGTATACACAAGTGTggctttaattaattttagttaaaaataaattatattttaatcaaaaatatagtaaaatatactattgtatattgtaaaatatttaatacctataccatctacgttattaattacgctaaaaatcgtttttagcataaaaaaaagtactgttaaaaataaagtgtacctacatattaccCATATACAGTAGCTTCATGGTAATTTGAAGAGAACTATCTACGAtgctactgtataatatagttaatatcaataataataatatattattatattattattatcttaattattattacttaaagtgTTGCACGGCGTATCGTATAGGCAAAATGGGTACATTACTGCAGTgttctatattatgttgttgaattaattataaattataatatacattttagttcaTCCAATCATTCCGTTCGCCAAAAGAATAAAGTAGGCACTTGGCACAAACTTGAACGTATCGTGTTAACACCCAATTCGCCATTTCTCGGCACCAGTTGTACGCATAAAATAACCACATTATCTCGGTGAACAGACTATGATACCTGTATCCGATGTGTATACAGTCAAATACGAGAATATCTGAAACGAAAAATCGATAAACAACGAGGGATCGGTctatgaaaaacatttaaattaaaacaaaatgtacaaattaaaaattatctcataatgacaattataaaattctatattcaAAGTGTCAATTAAAGTTAACAATAAACTATTAGTTAGGCcaaggtaggtacttattatttttataattattagtagaaTAGacgtacttatattttacatagctagtTTATCGCTATTGTTTAAACTTActtacatttgaatttaaaaacattcaattGTGCATGTTCttaagacaatattttaataaactaagaAATTTGCTTTGCTGTATGTATGTCGAGTGCACCATTGCAGGTCATTGAGTTAGCAACTGTTATGAATTTGTTCCAAGACAttgtatacaatgaaaaaCGGTTTTAAACAGATATCACCTGTCAATCAATACTTCTGAgcattaattgttttacatttatatttctgtaattttttttatattgataatttgatagggtgaatattaattaataattatttaacaattatgttAGCAAACACAAATCAcatatattaagtacctatcttAGTAAGGTAACATTATCTAATGTAAAAGACaatggaatttaatttaatgtaaagttATGctcattgaataaaataattaataattattagcagTTTATGAGAatgtatacatcattataatatcaatatacctAGTATCCAACAATCAATTGTACCAAATTCAAtcttacaaaattgtatttaaaatataaaagcaaCTTTAAATCTGTTTTAATGGCAGCTTCAACACCAGTTTCAGTTATGAGGTAAGTATGTATAcatgtttaagtattttatgtaactacccatgattttttttttaaactgacaCACCCATCATTAGTggattaattcaataatactgtatcacacatttatataaataggtaatatgaaaaatacataatttgtatgctggctattatgtatacaaatcaaGAGTATAATATgccattacattttataaactagatataatgtttgatacaaagataaagaaaacatattatagagtGCATTGTGCTTTAATTatgtcaatattatacttagatgTATAGATATGTATCTTCACagaatatacttatactataaatataatatactaaactgGGGGTCTGTGATTATAAATGTAACTatattacactttttttttcaattagaaaacttaaaaaatcttGTTTTAAGTTTATGGACCAGTGAACAACTcatcaaaatgtatagtaaaaactgataaaaaaaggaaaatttcaagtatatatatagttaaaaaataatcaaaatattaagactattttactatttgtaggaaatactaatataaacattttggtaAACATTCAAAGTATCtagaattatttagttttgagatacactaaaaaaaaaatcgattttgtcaaatcttggtttttcttaaaattccagatttttccttaattttgAGCAATTTGGTAGTTAttgaaactattataatttttttacttttgactccTTAAAAACCAAGTAGATCTAATTTTACTGGAACAACCttcaaaaagtaaaatcaataagCATACAgtaataaatgcaaattattaactcgtataatgtatactgtattaactttcataaaacttttcaaaagtgctttattttcaaaaaaaaataatattatataatcataaaaagtgtaaaaataaaattcatctgtagaggtaaaattaaatttaaaataaatataattttcttcatcttatcattattatgtgcTGTTTTATACTCTTTGATATTTAAGGATTGTCTGTTGGTCGTTTAGCAACCCATGCCTTAATTTGAGGTATTTCTAATACCTTTTCATTTAGTGCTTTCAAGTTTGGACGACCCTCTAATAAGTCAATTTTTGCCATAAAATTCAAGTAGTTTAAAATAGCAACAAAAAATAGATCAGCCCAAGACaactgaaacaaaaaatattaaaattaacaccaagttcttcatttatttataaaatgtcaaattattaattaaaatcttactacttacaaaaaaaaattaattaaataaataggaaatatataaaaataatcaactagataaaatgctataattaaatcttatagAACTGTGTATACTGTTAGTTTTATAAACCTATCAATAATGAGACCAAAGATTTATATACAAAgcagtttttgaaaaataaaacaaaaataaattaaattaacacaagGACCCTGcctaaaacatataaaagctGTACACAAATACCCTGtacaatttaacattaataattattcattttttttattcatttattgaaattttaaagagagcaaataaataaatgaaagtaAATATCAGATACCGCAATAATTAAGATAACCTGTATCCCAATGTCATCAAATAAGAAACTAAACATAGTTTATCATaactaacttaaaatatttataaattaaagttgaatttcaatttaaattatattaaatattttaacaaaaacattcTGTTTAGTTGTTAGaggaattgtaaatatattcaataaattataagcataGTTACCTTTCCGTTTACAAAGTATCCATTATTTTCTCCGAcacttttttcaaatttatccaTGTAAAATGGTATTGTTTCATTGATCAAAGGTGCATATCTCGCTTCTTTAGTTGCTTCATTTGGATCATATGCATATGATGCTattgctataaaaataatataaattatataatacaattaataatctaaataatatttattataattaattatgaataataggtactatttacCTTGTCGTAAATCATGAATATTATCAACAGCAATATCGATTAACAAAGATTCCCAATCATCACTACCAGCTAATCCAGcctttttagataaataacgAGTAATAGCAGTTGATTGATTCAATACTTTGCCATCAATTTCCAATGTTGGCACTTTTCCAAATGGCATcgctaaaacaaataaaaacaatatggtacttaatatttatccaataactaaattatatattatctaaaaattatataaatatcaacatatctaaactaaaaaatgatatattacagATAGTAAGCaacttatttatacaaacatgGTACCTATCTAAccatgatttatataattatatattatttatatttactacaaatctataatacattttataagtaaaatatatataaatatatgtaatatatatctgTGATAAACacaatgtgaaaaaaatgtatgaaagatgttttttttttttttacaacagattttttgattgtttaacattgtattttacagttagttataaagttattaaattttctaatcttggatatttaataataataataacttgattgcaacaataataatagatggtacattttgtaattttataacattttatattcataatatcaatattgcaGTATTCCTTAACAACTGAACTTGTGTTGGGTAATAgaccttaataattaaatcttaaatataagaatgtactaacataaattattaattaaaatacatttatgaaatagtgttgcaatgaaaaaaatgtaaaatcaaatataattttttcataagtattaccaactataaattaaataataaataaatcaacatgtttaaaataacttatacatGGATAAATTATggaagttatttatattaatatttaagattctatctaaacttacaattttatataaaacacttatttggctaaatacatttttatattttggaaaatgtGTGttgttcaattaattaaattgaaaatcattcacagaagatttttttaaaattaaggcaGTACTagtagatttattaaatatttgaaaatataattaatagcgacaataaatctatataagtaattattaaagatCCTTTTCAAATAGATATACCAGAAGAGTACATTGATTACACAAtagaagaataaataatttctttaaataaaaagaataatttaaatatatgattattaatataatttacatgagtatcttatttaaatcaataattaacaattagacctagatatttaatttctttaatattttcaagttcaaTGCACTATGGTCCAcatgtattattcaattaactattaaatatgaatgaataaatttcttagttttaaaatacttaaaatgttaaacacttatgaattaaatcaaatatattttgacttagtaaatttaattttaatttgtttttataaaaccaaaCATAAATTGTATCATAAATTATCCTTAGTTTGttcagatttattattaatgatatggTGTCAGCAAATCTCAATACTtcagtatataaatttgtattagtttataagaaattgttgataaaaattataaacaataagtgATCTAATACTGTATTTCAAGATACTACACAAGATGGTTCaggatttttactataataatcattaaacttAACTCTTTGACATCGTGTCATTAGACAACTAGatctaaaatcaaattattgattagaaaagaacaattatttaaatattttgttaaattatgaaaaaataaatttgttttatttttcatttatagtttatcataattatttactaattaatacatgaaaatatttttgaatactttgttttattattaaaaaaaattaagtaaatgaataaaaaaaataaataataatatttaaatagttcacTAATAAaagcattgattaaatatttaatcaatgactaaaagatacatttttttatttttacttatcttaatttaattaaatatttttctagataAACTGAAATTGGTAGATACTAGTTATgtcatatagtaatatagtatcaTATATCATAGaagtaaatgatttatttgccAATAAGAtactaggtaggtatttaaaagttataaattagtttgatGGATATAAGAcaagttaaaacttaaaacaattaaaaatttgatgaataataaaagtacataaatactatagaaaaaaaaatgtaaacatgtcttatattattataatatgcatagtgtataataatatgttaatgtataaaacattttatccgCATATATAACTAACCCTAACACCTATACTTATTTATGCCAAGtaaattaggtacctaattctatttaattaatgaaaagagattgaaaaataaataacaaatatttgaatgaaaaataaataatccaatcaaaatttctattttcgattatgtttgtatactaattaaatagtaagtaCCAATCTATGGGTTTATAGGTTTATAGTACCAATAATATCTACAATTTTACACAAATagcaaataatttagaatttaagaatcaatttaataaagtatttaaatattatactacctacAGTTAAGTTATAAAGCGCTGTGAGATAGTTTGCaataaaagatattaaataGGCAATGGCGTGCCCAGGGGGGAGGAAGGTTAGGGGTTATATCCCCcccatttacttttttttgctGACTTtcggaaaacaaattattagatattagagTTGTTACTTGTTATTAAGTCATTGCTTTTGGTTATAAGTAGTaagttattgcttataaattataatatatacattttattataatgatatatactttatgttcTCTCATTCTCtgcctatttaattttataatgtaattttttacaatttttcacgttttttgattatttttttttttaaatatggtattttaatgaacaaaatacttaactaaactaaattcattattaaataaatagatttaacaatggtaattaatttaatatataaaatcttaatacatatgtaacttatttagtttattttagaaaaaaaaaagctttcttaaaagtaataccatcgagaataaataaatacagaaaaGAAATGCcaggtatacctataccttTACCTCCCGATTCCTGAACCTATTATTACAAGGTCGGAAACATGGTTATTGCCGCAATTTTCtatgcaaattaattttgaaatttttttaattgtgattaaaagtttaaaaactatattaaacccCATCAGTGTGAAAAAGCTGAAACaacttgtacaatataatgcaGCCAAATGTGGTTTATAGTATTCATACAATTACACTTATCTGAGTTATCCATTAATCTTACAAACTTGGAAGAATCAAATTGTGAGCTACTTACTAAAAAACTATAGAcaaatgtgtgtataatgtgtacataataaaaaaaaaattcaggatataactactaaataggatataaatctattaaatcttACTATAAAATCATTTCGGGTAAAGCAgagtttatttagatataactaaatattgagtttttttaatatgcactAATAACTAGAGTCTAGAGTAGTAGaagtagaatttattttttctttttactaacatattttaagtaataaaagatttaattttaataaacataatttggaaatatatttaattattaattttaatgcaaaaaaagtaatacattcatcgattttttttttaaattaatttatttataattaagaatttaaagttttttttatatgactcgtatttgtattgtgtaatttattatctatttctaTGTATGTTTTGGTataattttacagtttttgtgtgttttaatagaattaaatCCTGTCTTTTCTTATAACATATATCCCCCATCGAAAATTCCTGGGCACGCCACTGTAAATAGATACCATTgagctatatttaataaaaacttactcGGCTTGAGTGCAGGCCATTGTTCGCGTTCAAAACGAAAATCTTCGAAATCGATGTTTAAGTATGACAGAAGAAATCTGATGGGTTCAGCCAGAGCAGTGAAGTTGAAGTACGTGACTTTGTACGacattttcgaaaaaattttgatttgctaaacaaaaataatatttaaatatcatcaaCGAATTacgattattaagtatttattaatataatatttcgatcGAACCGATCGGAGATATTGACTGTActggtattaaatattaataagaataagaataagaataatagATACCTAAGTATTTAGGCAATTTAACACCGGGTATTGTTAACCAGATCGACAGAACACAGAGAACTGACTGGCGTAGTGACGTCCACTTGATAGTACTCAGTCAGCACTaacggtaaataataatagtgactactaaataacaaaattaaaaaatatttcgtctCGAGGTCGTTTTCGCGGTATCTAAGTGGGGAGGGGGAACTGTTGTGTGTCGTTTGGACAGTGGTTGGGTTCGGTTTGTTGTCTGGCGGCGATCGGTGACGCGGTACGGTGCGACGGTGGCGCTCACGATCCAGTGGATTCGCATTCCACGCCCTATTCGTAAAAATAACGATGATTACTATGCATTGCCTATTCTCCTGTTCTcagtatatcattataataacattaacgataacaataatggtaataattataatagataattgatGGTTCTTCGTCCGTGACTGTATAATCGCACGTATATACTAGGACGAACGCGCGATTTCAGTGCTGCCAAAAcggtaaaatgttattacaacGTGTGCTCGGTATACGAAAAATTCGCGTTCAAATCTTTTAAACTGCTATAAAAATACCGTCGAattttgatgtatattttataatcaacttTCAACGAGAAAATTGTATCATTCGAATATTGTGATTTACAGTGTTCGCCCAAACAGACCATATTTTAGATGGATTCGCCCAAACGATCTACGCTTGTTCTTTCGTTCATTtcgaatacaataatagttattagttagaagaaaataaaaaagtccaattctaatttttaaattaatgttttaattcgtTTTAACCTCTTTTCTATGTTCTAtagtaattgtattttgatttgataTTTTCAGTAATAGATATTACTGaggtaaaagttaattttggaataaaaaaaGGAAATCCATTtggtagtattaaaatatgagaaatctaaaattaatttaggtacTACAAAACCTATAAAAAAGAGTAAggaaatcaaaatttgttaaaaattataaaatcaggCTTTGGGgacctacatatattatggtaaatttttCTTCCTCTCTATAAAatctgtatttataaattttctataGGTTTGAaacttcataattttttttaatagtgatATCTAACTATACGTGTATTTACGCAACGTATTTTGAAGAAACGAAACCATGAATTTAGTGAGCCCGTGCGACGAATGATAAAAATCTAGAAGTTATAATGTTACCATTGACCATGATAAGTAGTCGATAAGTAGTACTAGCATGATATGCTTAGTAGTcacattacttttttatttgaaaaaaataatttaattacatttaagaaTGAAAATGGAATGacatcatattttcaaaacgtaacaaataataattttaattttaatcatttttaaaagtaattagcCAAGGCTGAGGGGtacgaaataattattttaatttcttaaaattaacttaaacgTGCACGAAGTGCGTTGAGCACGCAAACACATAATGAGTAGGTATACTATCAATCTTGACATTgatgtgatttatttaaatactataatataatatttatttatatttataaatatatttctagattggatattataatacattaataccataatgaataactaataaggaATTCATTATGGTAATGTGGCGAGTATCATTTGATttacatttatctattataataacttttttatttcccCAATCGTGCGTCATCGTGTGATTGtgatatatactatagtatttccTGGTAacgtaataaaaaagtatgtacaccgtataatacgtacatactttatgacttatttatattatcaatataaatgaaaatatttacacgGGTTTCGTGTGAATAATCAGTTTCAATGAACGTAAACCCGTTAACCCATAAACGTCAAACGTGTTACAGAATCAagaaacaaaaagaaaattttaaaaataataatagtcaatgcaataactattttgaaataaataatttaaaaaaaaaacaatcaaaattaaactattcgTTTTATGTGTGTATGTTAAGTACACTACATTTGTATCAAACTATCAACACttctataaagttataacttagaTTTAGATACAACGGTTCTCGAtcgttttactattattacttatatccGCATATCatcatttggtgaaaatttcaagtatacctatctacagttttttttttagtttcatcaaagagacaaaatcgattttgtcgaaaattgaatttgcataataattgatttcgtTTTTCTTGATTTTACTTGTTAGTTAttcttatcaattataaaaacaagtacttggaatttttaagtttgaacCCTCTAAACTAGATCagattttatatcaaaatatctaaaaccacgcctatttttgaaaatcgaagCGTTTTATCAACAATAACTTATCgtgtacttaatacttatacacacaaaaataaaacacatcatgataaaatcaatacagcCATGACTCCGCTCAGAatcctaaaatatataggtaaacaaattttttttataaatattttaagtttgaaaaatttggacaaaaatgtatatttaaaaacaaagaataacgcgataataattattttgttataattcaaatatattattcctgagaacttaataaatttgtacgtatattatgaattttatcatACCTATAggcaataacaattaataaatgtgttgattaatttgaaactattccctatttattctatgaatttattaaatttattaattttgttttgaagcactggaattattattatattatatccttttcacatttatttatagttttgttattaatcattttatattattataccaatatgtatatttattgtgatcGGCCGACTCgagtctaatattatattaaaactacaatTTTGACGAATAAAACAGTTCATTTTTGATctgtattttaacttttatattaattattaaggtaatattatattattgagcaaattaaatttatttttgtaaatatttttttattacttcggtattaattgttgtacctgattattagaaaaatattaatacaaatgttgAGAAAAATGTTAGCctttttaaagaaaacttCCATtctacaagaaaaaaatcaatatagttaataattaatttcatatcatATCTTTAGTATTcatttacacaatttattgaaattaaatttatattaatttaatatcattaaatacctatttcagaggatgtcagcgcacagtttgttttctctctctagctcacgcgcaacatagacaaaacgcatttacgcagtctgagtagaactcgctcaattttggtttttagagtaaatatacctattataaaattaaattttgacaatatttctgagtacaagacgatgagttttttttaaaaaaattaaaattttgaaaagttaaagtttatttaaaaatgttgtaatttatagctatttctaagctatataattaacattgtattaggaataatggaaaaaactcatcgtcttgtactcagaaatattatcaaaatttaattttataataggtatatttactctagaaCCAAAATTGAGCGAGTTCTACTCTAACTGCGTAAATGCGTTTTGTCTATGTTACGCATAAGCTAGAGAGAAAAAACAAACAGTGCGCTAACATCCTCTTAAggatattttgttaaacattACCTTagcttaaaatcaaaattttattttattgacagtaagtaattatataccttatttatggcgtatattcataatatataccaattaccaataggtacaatatgtgtttaaggttaaaatagttttgttgaatttatgtacttgtaatgttaaatctagaataaaataaaatattttaggagGGTGTGGGGGGGCTTCGCCCCCCCCACAAGACTGTCCAACCTGGAAACTGATTGCAACCCTAACAATTTAGCCCAATTTACGCCACTGACTACtagtcataaataaaaataaaaaatacacacgataatatattatgcgtcactattaatatatgtataaagatatgatacgaatatattttattattatacattttatgtagtaaattattatatatactaattatattttatcattttatactatagctataataattattgactacTATAGATATACTGCCTACTGGCTACTACCGGAGTAATTGATACAACTGATAAGTAATTACAACAACTGTATAGTTTAATGTATGCATAAGTACAAatactaatgtataattacGCTTTATTGCATgttattgcatatattattttataaccaccATTAAACAACGTTAGTGTAAATTACAACATGAAACATTTATCTACTTGAGTGATATCAtcgtttatgtattatgttttaatatactgCGATAAACCCGTGCCATTAaagttagttatttaataatattacaatgtaaatatagtttttataaatacatttttccgtGATGGGAACGACTGAACTAATAGTATTTGACATTCCGCTGGATGGAATACTCGGATTACTTGTCTTTTaatggttaatttttatacgttaTTTCGGGATTAAGTTCAGCTGCTTATTGTTTGATATAAGGTTTTGCAACTGTTTGATTGATTGATTCTCAACGAATATGCGAGAACAATGCCtcctaatttttgtttcatccaaaacacatatattatatacataataattataacaccaAATACAAATACTGTATCTTTCTTTGTGGTTCTAAACTGGTCATGAGTGattcacataattattttcacttttcGAAAATTTGACAACTTGACGAGCTTAACCGATCAATTTGTTCAAATTGCTTGTAACAActtcagtattttttatttttgaaaaatgtacaatgaTTACAACAATTCATGTACAAAATCATGTTGAGGTCACCTAATATCCCGCCCGGATACCTTATGGGTCGATTACCAAAGACACACCggctacacacacacacaatttaaaatacaatatttatagtatatacagtatacactcattgatacaatatgtatgtatagacACAacagaagttttttttttttacatatttacatattattattatcttaactcATTCGCTTCATTCGCTTGCTTacttatgacaataataaaatgtaagttaaAAACACTCACGATACAGAACATTGTACATATTCACacctaataataacaatgaaccAAGCGTGAAAAGGGTACCAAATACcaaggtaataataatgattctaCAAGGTGCCTGCCTTCCCCTTGTGCAATTAATAGGATACCTATCCTATAGGATACGGATTAAATCGATGagtgtgaatatattttataagtgttatattatattctactaatgtagtaatgttttatatattatgtacaacgaTGTCATGCGCCTTTGCCCATcgttatttttcaatgaattCGCAAAACTAATGTGCGTCGATTAAGAGTAATTGTTCGGTTCTCGATactacactatacatatatatttgtctACTAGACTTAACTCTAAAGGCTAACTCTAGAGTTCATGCGaccaatttgtaattttaacgttGACTGCTTCtttttattactgttttaGTTGAAACGTTTAATGTTAGCTGCTCAGACTACAGGATGTCCGTCTGATAGTCTTGCATGTAGGTATTGTTAAAAgcgtgtgtgtatttttttctttttttt contains the following coding sequences:
- the LOC113559315 gene encoding glutathione S-transferase-like, producing MSYKVTYFNFTALAEPIRFLLSYLNIDFEDFRFEREQWPALKPTMPFGKVPTLEIDGKVLNQSTAITRYLSKKAGLAGSDDWESLLIDIAVDNIHDLRQAIASYAYDPNEATKEARYAPLINETIPFYMDKFEKSVGENNGYFVNGKLSWADLFFVAILNYLNFMAKIDLLEGRPNLKALNEKVLEIPQIKAWVAKRPTDNP